The Acetoanaerobium noterae genome has a window encoding:
- the csn2 gene encoding type II-A CRISPR-associated protein Csn2, producing MKLVHPLISEIINLSNESKVNILVIENQKLFTSILTELYGQINNCKGRFVFSIDNSPKEISKNIEIITQFIPFEINKKTLIGKLLKKMDTIAQGEDFLIKTKELYLFISEYAKILSEEIDHDIDFIYEYDISNILKTIDFKFKEDYESLAEKIIDYMLLVREFDSEKCFILLNLRNYISDEEIDDFYKTVLYNKLKVLIISANDYEYSDYESKIVIDSDLCEF from the coding sequence ATGAAACTAGTTCATCCATTAATAAGTGAAATAATAAACTTAAGTAATGAAAGCAAAGTAAATATATTGGTGATAGAAAACCAAAAGCTATTTACAAGCATTCTTACAGAATTATATGGACAAATTAATAATTGTAAAGGAAGATTTGTCTTTTCCATAGACAATTCTCCTAAAGAAATATCTAAAAATATTGAAATCATTACTCAATTTATTCCTTTTGAAATTAATAAAAAGACATTAATTGGGAAATTGTTAAAGAAAATGGATACAATCGCCCAAGGAGAAGATTTCTTAATAAAAACTAAAGAATTATATCTATTTATAAGTGAATATGCAAAAATTTTGTCTGAAGAAATAGACCATGATATTGATTTCATATATGAATATGATATATCAAACATCCTAAAGACAATTGACTTTAAATTTAAAGAGGACTATGAATCATTGGCTGAAAAAATAATAGATTATATGTTGCTTGTTAGAGAATTTGATTCCGAAAAATGTTTTATTTTACTAAATTTGAGAAACTATATATCAGATGAAGAAATTGATGATTTCTATAAGACTGTACTGTACAATAAACTTAAAGTATTAATCATAAGTGCTAATGATTATGAGTATTCTGATTATGAAAGCAAGATAGTAATTGATAGTGATTTATGTGAATTTTAG